Part of the Pseudomonas sp. M30-35 genome is shown below.
GCAAAAAGGTCAGCCCGTAAGCCAAGCTGTTTTGATAATTGATCGCGGCCAGCAACATCAGCATCAACGCCAAAACGAACATCACCCCAACCTTAGAAGGGATGATAAATATTTGCCGCTGGGTCAACCGTAGACATTTCGCAGGCGGGATGCGCCGCGACAGCCAACGGTCCCACCGTGGTTTAAGGCGCCGAATCAAATCGCTGAGATCTCGCGTAACAACCACTGCACCAAAGTGCCGCCGCTGTGGCCGGTAGGATCTGCACGCTCACGTAAACGGTGACCGACGACGGAAGGCAATACCGCTTGCACATCTTCCGGGATCACATATTCGCGCCCCTCAAGCAGCGCCCACGCCCGAGATGCGGCCAAGAGTGCTAGGCTTGCTCGCGGTGAAAGCCCCCAAGCAAACTGCGGCTGGGTACGCGTTGCCTCTACCAGCCGCAAAACATAGTCAACCAACGCATCGCTGACCCGAACTTTGGGCACTTCACTCTGTAATAAAGCCAATTGTGCGTGGTCCAGTATTGGCGCCAACTTAGGCAACATCGTGCGCCGTGCATCCCCCATCAACAGCGCTTTTTCTGCAGCTTTTGCCGGATAGCCCAAAGACAAACGCATCAAGAACCGGTCGAGTTGTGATTCCGGCAAGGCAAAGGTACCGCCTTGGCTAACCGGGTTTTGTGTTGCAATCACAAAAAATGGATCAGGCAGCGCACGGGTTGCGCCTTCAATGGTGACTTGGCCTTCTTCCATTGCCTCAAGCAGCGCACTCTGGCTCTTGGGGGTGGCCCGGTTGATTTCATCAGCCAGAACCAATTCGGCAAATATTGGCCCTTGGTGAAAGACAAATTGCCCGGTGTC
Proteins encoded:
- a CDS encoding MoxR family ATPase, which codes for MRTQLDACLSAVNEILLGKEQQVRLAMACLLARGHLLIEDLPGMGKTTLSQALAKVLGLSFQRIQFTSDLLPGDILGTSVFDKDTGQFVFHQGPIFAELVLADEINRATPKSQSALLEAMEEGQVTIEGATRALPDPFFVIATQNPVSQGGTFALPESQLDRFLMRLSLGYPAKAAEKALLMGDARRTMLPKLAPILDHAQLALLQSEVPKVRVSDALVDYVLRLVEATRTQPQFAWGLSPRASLALLAASRAWALLEGREYVIPEDVQAVLPSVVGHRLRERADPTGHSGGTLVQWLLREISAI